A genomic window from Hippocampus zosterae strain Florida chromosome 13, ASM2543408v3, whole genome shotgun sequence includes:
- the si:dkeyp-118a3.2 gene encoding uncharacterized protein si:dkeyp-118a3.2 isoform X1, with protein sequence MFVGVPTSIQSSRVTLEDTHTSPREPGRSPVVAPPSLEEVQQAVQEVSEKVEGGAAEEFLKELLERVVEAAMGQVEGKLDELAVQEGAEEEDAVGVEDETQVEGSERVVLGTDAGHEDKQEAKEREGEALADSMEETTVGVDTVEVEAAIVESIDAKVSQKVVEETTFEGMGKDVALDDEKVEDSNMNVVMLNGRAQTETTPIVQALNFGGEPVRETGAGSELNLVAEEIGTVGEIEEDAAAGDVDGGVIALPSDNPDIEVVEELAVSEENYIVKDPQSQDDVEESYVEEEVEAIELVGVEVDSKYGESHQHISEEYEVLVNGGDERQAGVEGVTSQTSNYLKEGPETTVISAPEPENDAGVNIEQRPDNQGAAAPSAALSEVAENVFNEILCPTDDLMAADPNVAQPTLEYLVKDVLAIPCQAREDLLEDTAEDPELKVMVLEAWKIGATIAVVFLLLETVVIIIYIFKCYNKNSGPAEQGSCEEGCVEAEVTTSGDNSDHTLHAGNGHLQQYVMCMCVYDVTQPHTGHLSAPNGF encoded by the exons atgtttgtAGGCGTTCCTACCTCAATCCAGTCTTCCAGGGTCACGCTTGAAGATACACACACCTCACCCCGTGAACCTGGGAGGAGTCCAGTTGTCGCCCCACCAAGCCTGGAAGAGGTGCAACAAGCAGTACAGGAGGTCTCTGAGAAGGTTGAGGGTGGCGCAGCAGAGGAGTTCCTGAAGGAGCTTTTGGAGAGGGTGGTGGAAGCAGCTATGGGACAAGTGGAAGGGAAATTGGATGAGCTGGCAGTGCAAGAAGGGGCAGAGGAGGAAGATGCAGTGGGGGTTGAAGACGAGACTCAAGTCGAGGGGTCCGAAAGGGTGGTGCTAGGGACAGATGCTGGTCATGAAGACAAGCAGGAAGCAAAGGAAAGAGAAGGTGAAGCACTTGCTGATAGTATGGAAGAGACCACAGTTGGGGTAGACACTGTTGAAGTTGAGGCTGCGATTGTTGAATCCATAGATGCCAAAGTCAGTCAGAAAGTTGTGGAGGAAACAACCTTCGAGGGAATGGGCAAAGATGTAGCATTAGACGATGAAAAGGTGGAGGACAGCAACATGAATGTTGTAATGTTAAATGGTAGAGCCCAAACAGAAACAACTCCAATTGTTCAAGCGCTAAATTTTGGTGGGGAGCCAGTGCGGGAGACTGGTGCAGGCTCTGAGCTCAATCTTGTGGCTGAAGAAATCGGCACAGTAGGGGAGATAGAGGAAGATGCTGCGGCAGGTGACGTGGACGGTGGAGTGATCGCACTGCCATCTGATAATCCTGACATCGAGGTGGTGGAAGAGCTAGCGGTTAGCGAAGAGAACTACATAGTCAAGGACCCTCAAAGCCAAGATGATGTGGAGGAAAGTTATGTTGAGGAAGAAGTGGAAGCTATTGAGCTTGTAGGTGTGGAAGTGGATTCAAAATATGGAGAAAGTCACCAACACATCAGCGAAGAATATGAAGTGTTGGTCAACGGTGGGGATGAGCGACAAGCTGGAGTCGAAGGGGTTACATCACAGACTTCAAATTACCTCAAAGAAGGCCCAG AAACAACAGTGATCTCTGCCCCGGAGCCTGAAAATGATGCCGGAGTCAACATTGAGCAGAGGCCCGACAACCAGGGTGCTGCAGCCCCAAGTGCAGCACTCAGTGAGGTTGCAGAGAATGTTTTCAATGAGATCCTTTGCCCAACTGATGACCTCATGGCCGCTGACCCCAACGTGGCCCAGCCGACGCTTGAGTACTTGGTGAAGGATGTCCTGGCAATTCCCTGTCAGGCAAGAGAAGATCTGCTTGAAGACACCGCTGAGGATCCGG AACTAAAGGTAATGGTCCTTGAAGCGTGGAAGATCGGCGCGACAATTGCTGTGGTGTTCTTGCTTTTGGAGACGGTTGTCATTATCATCTATATCTTTAAATGTTATAACAAAAACAG CGGCCCGGCTGAACAAGGCTCATGTGAGGAAGGGTGTGTTGAAGCAGAAGTGACCACGAGCGGTGACAACAGTGACCACACACTCCATGCAGGAAATGGGCACCTTCAACAGTAtgtaatgtgtatgtgtgtgtatgatgtCACTCAGCCTCATACCGGACACCTCTCAGCACCCAATGGTTTCTAA
- the si:dkeyp-118a3.2 gene encoding uncharacterized protein si:dkeyp-118a3.2 isoform X2 encodes MFVGVPTSIQSSRVTLEDTHTSPREPGRSPVVAPPSLEEVQQAVQEVSEKVEGGAAEEFLKELLERVVEAAMGQVEGKLDELAVQEGAEEEDAVGVEDETQVEGSERVVLGTDAGHEDKQEAKEREGEALADSMEETTVGVDTVEVEAAIVESIDAKVSQKVVEETTFEGMGKDVALDDEKVEDSNMNVVMLNGRAQTETTPIVQALNFGGEPVRETGAGSELNLVAEEIGTVGEIEEDAAAGDVDGGVIALPSDNPDIEVVEELAVSEENYIVKDPQSQDDVEESYVEEEVEAIELVGVEVDSKYGESHQHISEEYEVLVNGGDERQAGVEGVTSQTSNYLKEGPETTVISAPEPENDAGVNIEQRPDNQGAAAPSAALSEVAENVFNEILCPTDDLMAADPNVAQPTLEYLVKDVLAIPCQAREDLLEDTAEDPELKVMVLEAWKIGATIAVVFLLLETVVIIIYIFKCYNKNSGPAEQGSCEEGCVEAEVTTSGDNSDHTLHAGNGHLQQYN; translated from the exons atgtttgtAGGCGTTCCTACCTCAATCCAGTCTTCCAGGGTCACGCTTGAAGATACACACACCTCACCCCGTGAACCTGGGAGGAGTCCAGTTGTCGCCCCACCAAGCCTGGAAGAGGTGCAACAAGCAGTACAGGAGGTCTCTGAGAAGGTTGAGGGTGGCGCAGCAGAGGAGTTCCTGAAGGAGCTTTTGGAGAGGGTGGTGGAAGCAGCTATGGGACAAGTGGAAGGGAAATTGGATGAGCTGGCAGTGCAAGAAGGGGCAGAGGAGGAAGATGCAGTGGGGGTTGAAGACGAGACTCAAGTCGAGGGGTCCGAAAGGGTGGTGCTAGGGACAGATGCTGGTCATGAAGACAAGCAGGAAGCAAAGGAAAGAGAAGGTGAAGCACTTGCTGATAGTATGGAAGAGACCACAGTTGGGGTAGACACTGTTGAAGTTGAGGCTGCGATTGTTGAATCCATAGATGCCAAAGTCAGTCAGAAAGTTGTGGAGGAAACAACCTTCGAGGGAATGGGCAAAGATGTAGCATTAGACGATGAAAAGGTGGAGGACAGCAACATGAATGTTGTAATGTTAAATGGTAGAGCCCAAACAGAAACAACTCCAATTGTTCAAGCGCTAAATTTTGGTGGGGAGCCAGTGCGGGAGACTGGTGCAGGCTCTGAGCTCAATCTTGTGGCTGAAGAAATCGGCACAGTAGGGGAGATAGAGGAAGATGCTGCGGCAGGTGACGTGGACGGTGGAGTGATCGCACTGCCATCTGATAATCCTGACATCGAGGTGGTGGAAGAGCTAGCGGTTAGCGAAGAGAACTACATAGTCAAGGACCCTCAAAGCCAAGATGATGTGGAGGAAAGTTATGTTGAGGAAGAAGTGGAAGCTATTGAGCTTGTAGGTGTGGAAGTGGATTCAAAATATGGAGAAAGTCACCAACACATCAGCGAAGAATATGAAGTGTTGGTCAACGGTGGGGATGAGCGACAAGCTGGAGTCGAAGGGGTTACATCACAGACTTCAAATTACCTCAAAGAAGGCCCAG AAACAACAGTGATCTCTGCCCCGGAGCCTGAAAATGATGCCGGAGTCAACATTGAGCAGAGGCCCGACAACCAGGGTGCTGCAGCCCCAAGTGCAGCACTCAGTGAGGTTGCAGAGAATGTTTTCAATGAGATCCTTTGCCCAACTGATGACCTCATGGCCGCTGACCCCAACGTGGCCCAGCCGACGCTTGAGTACTTGGTGAAGGATGTCCTGGCAATTCCCTGTCAGGCAAGAGAAGATCTGCTTGAAGACACCGCTGAGGATCCGG AACTAAAGGTAATGGTCCTTGAAGCGTGGAAGATCGGCGCGACAATTGCTGTGGTGTTCTTGCTTTTGGAGACGGTTGTCATTATCATCTATATCTTTAAATGTTATAACAAAAACAG CGGCCCGGCTGAACAAGGCTCATGTGAGGAAGGGTGTGTTGAAGCAGAAGTGACCACGAGCGGTGACAACAGTGACCACACACTCCATGCAGGAAATGGGCACCTTCAACAGTAt AATTAG
- the tyrp1b gene encoding tyrosinase-related protein 1b has protein sequence MRTHSIWTATLLVATLCVTMIVAQFPRECVTPEGLRSGQCCPSLSGQAGDECGSSTGRGQCVPIAADNRRHGPQYPYAGRDDRERWPMRFFNRSCQCNGNFSGYNCGRCRHGLTGPNCDQRISVVRRNLMQMSASEKRAFIDALDQAKRTIHPDLVICTRRYQEIFGPDGNTPQFENITIYNYFVWSHYYSVSKTFLGPGQASFGGVDFSHEGPGFVTWHRFHLLQLERDMQDMLGDSSFALPYWNFAIGGSDCDICTDDLLGARSSFDMNSISPNSVFSQWRVVCESVEDYDTFGTICNNTETSPIRRNPAGNVARPMVQRLPEPQDVLDCLQLNTFDTPPYYSTSSESFRNSIEGYSAPQGMYDPVIRSLHNLAHLFLNGTGGQTHLSPNDPIFVLLHTFTDAIFDEWLSRHQPGEVVYPEENAPIGHNRQFNMVPFWPPVTNAEMFVSAPQNLGYSYEVQWPVRAYTLSEIITIAIVAAVLVMAVVGGVIACAVRARSYRSAEALEPLLGETFRRYSEDDRRLDKSQSVV, from the exons ATGCGCACTCAcag CATTTGGACAGCGACTCTCCTGGTGGCCACCTTGTGTGTCACAATGATTGTGGCCCAGTTCCCTCGGGAGTGTGTCACCCCGGAGGGGCTCCGCAGTGGCCAGTGCTGCCCCTCCCTGTCAGGCCAAGCGGGGGATGAATGCGGATCTAGTACGGGACGGGGTCAGTGCGTGCCCATTGCTGCCGACAATCGGCGCCACGGTCCCCAGTACCCCTACGCCGGGCGCGACGATCGAGAGAGGTGGCCGATGCGATTCTTCAATCGCTCTTGTCAGTGTAATGGCAATTTCAGCGGCTACAACTGCGGACGATGTCGACATGGACTGACTGGACCGAACTGTGACCAGAGGATCTCTGTGG TAAGGAGAAATTTAATGCAAATGAGCGCAAGTGAGAAGCGAGCATTTATCGACGCTCTAGACCAAGCAAAGAGGACCATCCACCCCGACCTTGTCATCTGTACAAGACG gTACCAGGAAATATTTGGGCCGGATGGCAACACACCTCAGTTTGAGAACATCACCATTTACAACTACTTCGTGTGGAGCCATTACTACTCTGTCAGTAAGACCTTCCTGGGCCCAGGCCAGGCCAGCTTTGGAGGAGTGGACTTTTCCCATGAGGGCCCCGGTTTTGTCACCTGGCACCGCTTTCATCTGCTGCAACTGGAAAGAGATATGCAA GACATGCTGGGTGATTCGTCCTTTGCGCTGCCCTACTGGAACTTTGCCATCGGAGGCAGCGATTGTGACATTTGCACGGACGACCTTTTGGGGGCCAGGAGCTCCTTCGACATGAACTCCATCAGCCCCAACTCGGTGTTCTCCCAGTGGAGGGTGGTCTGCGAAAGCGTGGAAGACTACGACACGTTTGGCACCATCTGCAACA ACACAGAGACCAGCCCCATCAGGAGGAATCCGGCGGGCAATGTGGCACGGCCCATGGTGCAGAGGTTGCCCGAGCCCCAGGACGTGCTGGACTGTCTGCAGCTCAACACTTTCGACACTCCACCTTACTACTCCACCTCCTCCGAGAGTTTTAGGAACTCCATTGAAG gctaCAGCGCTCCCCAGGGGATGTATGATCCAGTGATCCGCAGCCTCCACAACCTGGCCCACCTCTTCCTCAACGGCACAGGCGGACAGACTCACCTCTCCCCGAATGATCCCATCTTCGTCCTGCTGCACACTTTCACCGACGCCATCTTTGATGAATGGCTCAGTCGACACCAACCAG GGGAGGTTGTCTATCCTGAGGAGAATGCTCCGATTGGACACAACCGCCAATTCAACATGGTTCCTTTTTGGCCTCCTGTCACAAATGCCGAGATGTTTGTGTCCGCCCCTCAAAACTTGGGCTACTCCTATGAGGTCCAGTGGCCAG TTCGTGCCTACACTCTGTCTGAGATCATCACCATCGCCATTGTTGCGGCGGTGCTGGTCATGGCAGTGGTGGGCGGTGTCATCGCCTGTGCGGTGCGAGCTCGATCCTACCGCTCGGCTGAGGCCTTGGAGCCATTGCTGGGGGAAACCTTCCGGAGATACTCAGAGGATGACCGGAGGCTGGACAAATCACAGTCTGTTGTCTAA